A section of the Pochonia chlamydosporia 170 chromosome 2, whole genome shotgun sequence genome encodes:
- a CDS encoding nucleoplasmin domain-containing protein, whose product MSKKDNLDKILGPSATRDAVPQPNQTYVILERSSSAAIAIVDGKLRLEEDLSQAGNCYWRSVEKDGWMGFYETELERFLGHDFWWNFTAEGTEQGEYGSFVPRRHPDGGYVLLAPRLGGLLQVVAGKDGGLKAAKEGGTAWEFVRVDDDDEEEDEEDEEEEEGDEDVNGVEEVDDEEEKKTS is encoded by the coding sequence atgtctAAAAAAGACAACCTCGATAAAATCCTAGGCCCCTCCGCCACCCGCGACGCCGTGCcgcaaccaaaccaaacctACGTCATTCTCGagcgctcctcctccgcggCCATAGCCATTGTCGACGGCAAGCTCCGACTAGAAGAGGACCTCAGTCAAGCGGGGAACTGCTACTGGCGCAGCGTGGAGAAGGACGGCTGGATGGGCTTCTATGAGACGGAGCTGGAGCGGTTCCTGGGGCACGACTTTTGGTGGAACTTCACGGCGGAGGGTACGGAGCAAGGCGAGTATGGGAGCTTTGTGCCGAGGCGGCATCCTGATGGGGGGTATGTGTTGCTGGCGCCGAGGTTGGGGGGACTGCTGCaggttgttgctgggaaGGATGGGGGTTTGAAGGCGGCGAAGGAGGGGGGAACGGCGTGGGAGTTTGTGagggttgatgatgatgatgaggaggaggatgaggaagatgaggaggaggaagagggtgatgaggatgttAATGGGGtggaagaggtggatgacgaggaggagaagaagacgtcGTGA
- a CDS encoding pH-response transcription factor (similar to Cordyceps militaris CM01 XP_006667064.1), producing the protein MASQMSDAAQVSASSTSSNGSDSKSNTPAPSASTSSTSQHSSAEDNLTCRWNSCNQKFSSPDTLYEHICERHVGRKSTNNLNLTCQWNSCRTTTVKRDHITSHIRVHVPLKPHKCEFCGKSFKRPQDLKKHVKTHADDSVLSRPGQDHQGLNYRTQGSKAPSYYDHNGQIRSGGFSHHQGHGYYAPQPSTGYGLYFNQPPMNTPRAEHIGYSASAAGGGYDRKRAYDMVDDFFGNAKRRQIDPSSYAQIGRSLMPLHGSLSIPNGPMTATEQYMPQPAPAMVHGGPAPTQNPLAQQYYLPMPNARTQKDLVQLDNLLGQMQDTIYENASHATAGVHVHNGGENHGFGGYRHSHSPTVLQRGSPTHLPVSADGYHPVSAANMASPLTAISSTGTPAVTPPSSSMSYTSGHSPSPSASSGLSPQSRHSSTTTSSVMYPTLPTSLPAVSQGFSSTTAALGPSFDSSERRRYSGGMLQKARTIPPIRPAEETSGRTTPKASESALSVGSPSSESDSSEAREREENYDRWLENMRVIETLREYVRSRLERKDFVGEVEAEASRRDGDAMDVDIKSPARQPIGLRDGGSSLYPRLPVPGS; encoded by the exons ATGGCGTCGCAAATGTCGGATGCTGCCCAGGTTTCGGCTTCGTCAACCTCGAGCAACGGAAGTgactccaagtccaacacGCCTGCGCCTTCAGCCTCTACTTCCAGTACCTCTCAGCACAGCTCAGCCGAGGACAACCTGACGTGTCGCTGGAACTCTTGCAACCAGAAGTTTTCCAGTCCCGATACTCTTTAT GAACACATCTGTGAacgccatgttggccgcAAGAGCACCAACAACTTGAACCTCACATGCCAGTGGAACTCTTGTCGCACAACTACTGTCAAGCGTGACCACATTACCTCTCACATCAGGGTTCACGTTCCTCTCAAGCCTCACAAGTGTGAATTCTGCGGCAAGAGCTTCAAGCGCCCTCAGGATCTGAAGAAGCACGTAAAGACCCACGCTGATGACTCTGTGCTATCTCGCCCCGGCCAGGATCACCAGGGTCTCAACTACAGAACTCAAGGGTCCAAAG CACCAAGCTATTATGATCACAACGGCCAAATTCGCTCCGGTGGCTTTTCGCAccatcaaggccatggctACTACGCGCCTCAACCTTCAACTGGTTATGGCCTGTATTTCAACCAGCCTCCCATGAACACGCCCCGTGCTGAGCACATTGGTTACAGTGCTTccgctgctggtggtggttaTGATCGCAAGCGAGCCTACGACATGGTCGACGACTTCTTCGGCAACGCTAAGCGTCGCCAGATCGACCCATCCTCGTATGCCCAGATTGGACGATCTCTCATGCCTCTCCACGGTTCCCTCTCTATTCCTAACGGCCCCATGACTGCCACCGAACAGTACATGCCTCAACCAGCACCCGCCATGGTCCACGGCGGCCCTGCGCCGACGCAGAACCCGCTTGCTCAGCAGTATTACTTGCCTATGCCTAATGCCCGAACGCAGAAGGATCTTGTACAGCTCGACAACCTCCTCGGCCAGATGCAGGATACCATCTACGAGaacgccagccatgccacCGCCGGTGTCCACGTCCATAACGGCGGCGAGAATCACGGTTTCGGCGGTTACCGACACAGCCATTCGCCTACTGTGCTCCAGCGTGGATCTCCTACTCACCTCCCCGTGTCGGCTGACGGCTATCACCCAGTCTCTGCTGCTAACATGGCCTCGCCTCTTACTGCCATTTCGTCGACTGGCACTCCCGCAGTAACACCACCTTCGAGCTCCATGTCCTACACCTCGGGTCACTCGCCTAGCCCATCTGCCTCGTCCGGGCTCTCTCCTCAGTCTCGCCACAGCAGCACAACCACTTCGTCTGTCATGTACCCAACTCTCCCTACCAGTCTTCCCGCTGTCAGCCAGGGATTCAGTTCCACCACGGCTGCCCTCGGTCCCAGCTTTGACAGCAGCGAGCGTCGCCGATACTCTGGTGGTATGCTTCAGAAGGCTCGAACGATTCCTCCTATTCGCCCTGCAGAGGAGACGAGTGGTCGCACTACGCCCAAGGCCAGCGAATCCGCTCTTTCTGTTGGGTCTCCATCGTCTGAGTCGGACAGCAGTGAGGCCAGGGAGCGCGAGGAGAACTATGACCGTTGGTTGGAGAATATGCGTGTCATCGAGACCCTGCGGGAGTACGTCCGCAGTCGCCTGGAGCGAAAGGACTTTGTCGGCGAAGTCGAGGCCGAGGCTTCCCGAagagatggcgatgccatgGATGTGGATATCAAGAGTCCTGCGAGACAGCCTATCGGTCTACGTGACGGCGGCTCTTCGCTGTATCCCCGTCTGCCGGTTCCCGGTTCTTAA